CTCGCGAGGCCACTAAAACCGGGTGTTGGCAGCTGCGCACCACGCGCTCCAGGTTACTGCCGAGGTGACCTTTTTCAAAGTCGGCATTGTTGCCGCGTTTGCCGATCACGACGAGGTCGGCGTCGCGCTCATACTTCGAGATCTCGTCGCTCAGTTTGCCGTGCCATTGATCGGCTTGAACTTGGGCGACGCCGGCTTGTTTGAGGTGAGTGGTGGCATCTTCCAAGATCGCTTGTCCGCGCTTTTTCGCGATTTTGGCTTTGGCGGCTTCGAGTTCGACTAGTTCATTGAGCAGTGCGCTGCGTGCGCCCAAGCCGATGCAGCCACTGTAGTTCGCGGTGGCTGGTTTCTCGTGGTGCGGGTTCAGCATGTGGATCACGTGGATCGATGCGCTGTTCATTTGGCGTGAAGCCCATGCCGCGTGATCATAAACGCTGTGTGAATACTGGGAACCGTCGGTGCAAGCTAGTATGTTAGGCATAGGGATCAGAAATTAGGAGTTGGGAATTATGAATTAGGAAATGAGACATCCTAGTGGCCGCCTGCCGCATCTTCTGCGCCGGGCTTGTCGTGTGTGGCTATTTTTAGAACGAGTGTTTTGCTGGCTTCGTTCAATCCGACGATCTCTACTTCAGTGCCTTCGCGGCGGAATTTCAAGACAACTCGGTCCAAGGCGCCGACGGCGGATAAATCCCAGAAGTGCGCATGCGTGACGTCGATTGTGACATGCTCCAGCACTTCATGGAAGTCGAAGGCATCGGCGAAGGTATCCGCTGAAACGAAAAAGAGTTGTCCGACGACGGAGTAGGTGCGCTTTTTCTTAGAAACTTCCAGTTCGGAGGAGATCTCGAGGAGTCGCGATACCTTGTAAGCAAAGAATAGCGCGCTGAGAACGACGCCGATACCGACGCCGATCGCCAAGTTGTGGGTCACCACTACGGCCACGACTGTCGAAACCATCACGATGCTGGAGGTGAGGTGATTCTTACGCAGCCCTTTGATGGAGGACCAGTTAAAGGTGCCGAACGAGACCATCAGCATGACCGCTACCAACGCCGCGATCGGAATTTGATTCACCAAATCACCTAGCACAAATATGAGAATCAGCAATACGATCCCAGAGGCCGCGGTCGATAGACGACCACGACCGCCTGATTTGACGTTGATCACGGACTGCCCGATCATAGCGCAACCACCCATGCCACCGAAGAAGCCGGCCACGAGATTGGAAATGCCTTGCCCCTTACATTCGCGATTCTTGTCACTTTCGGTGTCGGTAAAGTCGTCCAAAATGCCCGCAGTCATCAGAGACTCCAGCAGGCCGACCACTGTCATCGGAATTGCGTAGGGCAGAACAATCATGAAGGTTTCCCAGTTCCAAGGCACATCCGGGAAGAGGAAAGACGGCAGGGAACTCGGCAAGTCGCCCATATCGCCGACGGTTTTCAGGCTCGTATCCAGGCCCATTGTGATTGAAACCGTGGTGAGTACGATGATGCAAATTAGTGGAGACGGCACTGCGGTGGTTAAGCGCGGAAAGCCGTAAATGATGACTAAGCCCCCCGCGACCATCGCATACATGATCCAAGTTTGCCCCATCATCTCATTGACTTGGGTGATGAAATAGAGAATCGCGAGTGCATTGACAAAGCCGGTGACCACCGATTTTGAGACGAAGCGCATCAGATCCGCCAATTTAAAGACGCCGCATAATATCTGTAGCACCCCCGTCAACAATGTCGCGGCCAGTAGATATTGCACACCATGGTTGGCGACCAGTGAACCAATTAACAACGCAATCGCGCCAGTTGCTGCGGAAATCATTCCCGGACGACCACCGACAAATGCAATGGTAATCGCGATGCAGAATGACGCGTAGAGTGTGACTTTCGGGTCCACACCCGCGATGATGGCAAATGCGAGGGACTCCGGGATCAGCGCAAGCGCCACCACCGTGCCTGCGATGATGTCGCGGCGCGGATTCGAGAACCACTCTTGGAAATATTTGTTCTGTGTCATTGGTCGTAAAAATAGAAAAGCCAACAGAGGGCTGTTGGCTGGGGAAAGCGAAAGTTTGCCTGTTAAGGCTATAGATCGACGAAAGGGCAAGTCTTTCTTGCGCGGGCGCGCTACGCGCGCAGTGGGAAGTAGGGAGCTTTTTTTTGCGGCGGCTTTGGCGTTGGGCCTGATCTGCCAGCCTTGCTCTGGAGGGACGGATTGGTCGGACTGCCTTTGGGCGAATCATTCTGAAACGCATGCAAGTCTTTGAGGCCCGGCGTCCGCGCGCGGACACGCCATGTCTTTATAGTACCACTTCTAAGAATATATGATCTATAAGCTTGGCCTTTGCGTAGCCTCGAAACTTTGTTTCGGGGAGCGATCGGCATCGCCCCGGTTCCTAGAACCGAGGTTACAAAAGATATATATTAGGACCAAACTTTTTTCGAATTGGTATAAGTAGACACAAAAAATCCCCAATGCTGTTTTACGGCAAATTGGGGGATTAATAAATGGCGGATACGTCTCCGGTCTCCCTGCTACGCCAAAGTTTTCCTCCTTCGCTCCTCGAGCTACGGCGGACGTGCGCTAGCTACGTCGCACACGGAAGGCGGGATTGCTTTGCCATCTTCGCTTCGCTACATCGAACCCGCGGCAGGTTCGACTCCTCGACTTCTCATCGCCCTTTTGGCGACTACGTCTTAAAATGGCGGAGAAGGCGGGATTGGTGGCTGCGCCATCGCTTCGCGATCCTCCTTCGGAGGCCCCTTCTTCAGTCGCTGCGCTTCTTACATCGAACAAGTTCTCATCCCTTATTCCGGCTAAGCCGGATAATTTGTTTTGCGGAGCAAAATGGCGGAGTAGGCGGGATTGAATTACGAACACTTTTGGAATGATTTTCAGCGGCGTCAATGCTGTTTCAGTGTAGTATTCAAGCTAATTCCACTTGTTGTCCTTGTGGGATTGATTTGGGCAGAAGGCGAAGTTTTTGCTGCCTATGGTAATGCGGTTGAGTGTGGGGCAGCTTGTCGAAATTGTTCCAATCGTTCCACTTCCGCTCGATCTGGGCTATCAGGCTATTCTTCTGGTAAGGAAATATGTTCTGAGATTGAGCCTTCATCAAGGCTTCACCCGTAAACCGTGGCATTACAGGTCATTAAGTTTGATATGATAGGCGCGAGTTTTTCTTAAATTATAAGACCTCTGCTTCGATCCCGATACGGGCCAATCAGCTGTAACCGCTTCAACGGGCTATTGATTAACTACCCTTTTATCCTTTTTAAGATCGCCATCGCTACAAAACTCCCAGCGAAACTATGATCTGAGGAGCCGTGTGCGCTAATAGCGCTAGCACGATCTCGACCCCGGATCTTTGAGGGAGTGACTTTTTTGTTTAAATTGATGGGAGAAATGATGCATTTGGTAACAGTGTTACTGTTACGAATGGTCTCTTTGTGAATAGGTGTTCCGTTAGTTCTCAACGGAATATTTTTTAGTGCTTTGCGATGGCTTTATGCGCGATCTGATTCAGGCTACTTCCTTCAATCCATGCGCCAGCGGTTAACATCAAAAGTGGTTCAAGTGGTTCCCCAACTTCGTGAGTTAAGCGAGCGCGTACGAGTAGGTCGATAGCACCTTTTGCGATTCGAGCCGTATTTTGATAGATGCCAGTGATGGGGCCATTTTTATCGCGCACGGCTAGAGAGACGAAGCCGTAGGCTTTATCATCTGTTGATATATAGTCGATCCAAGGATCCCAGTCTGCGATGATGACATCGGGCTCGATTTTCTTTAGCCAATTCGAGAGGCCTTCCGAACTTGGAGTGGCGGCATGCCAAATGTGTTTGTGGGGATATTCCCATGCGAGAAAGGCGGCCGTGTAAGCGCGGAGCATTCGACGTTCCACATCGCTACGAACCAGTAGGCAGGGATTTTTATAACCACGGCTTTGAAGGATTTCCAGCGCTTGGATCATCGCGTTATAGTGACTGGCCTGGGCTCGGTGAAACTTGGGTTCGCGTAGAGAACTTCCGATGGTGACCGCGCTGAGTTTTTTCCAATCTAATTTTGGAGCCTCGATTTCCGCAGCGGCCGGTGGCGTGAGAATGACACCCTGTATATTTCGGGCTTCAAGCATACGGGATATGACTCGAGGCGGCATATCTTTGGTCAGGACAAAATGATCTATGCGCCGACCATGTAATTGAGCACCTTCATTTAAGCCATGGTAGATGTCCGCTTCGAACCCGTGTCCGGAATCGATATGCTGCCAACGCTCCGGCCACCAGATGGCCGCGAATGTTTCCTGGTAGTTGATCGGACGACGGCTGGCAAAGCTAGTCATCAGTTCGCTCACCATTGTATCTGGAGCATAACCCAGCTCTTTGGCGACTTTGAGAATTTTCTTTCGAAGTTCCGGTTTAATGGATGCGTCTTCTTTAAAAGCGCGAGAAACCGTCATTCGAGAAACACCAGCCACTTCAGCGAGGTGGCGAAGAGAAACAGCCTTTTTTTTAGAAGGGGCAGACATGGTGTAGTTGTGTGACAGTAACACTGTCGAGGCAATTCATATTTGGAGGTTTTAATCAAATTGTTTGAATCTGCGTAAACCTCCAGAAAAAAAAGTAATCTGCTAATTCGCTTTGGCAGCTTTCCCCTAAATCATGTCTGAGTTATTATTATTAATGAGAAATTGCTTTGCGTTTTCTCGATTCCTTCCCATCGCGGTATGTATTCTGCTTTCAGCTTTGTCAGTCGGCGGATCGACTCTGGAGATTCGTGCGAGTCGCGATGCATTTATTCGGGCCTCACAGAGTGCTGCCAATACCAGTAATGAATCCAATGGCATTTTCATTGTAGGAGATACCTTAACACCGAATGACTATTTGAGAGGTCTTCTAAGCTTTGATACGCGGCATTCGGCATTAGTGGGAACTCAGATCAATAGTGTTCAGCTTATTCTAACCATTAGCTCAAGAGATTTAAGCAACGGGGGGAGTCTCCATGACTTAATAGACCTGGATCTACATGGGCTGGATGTGGATTATATTGAGTCGGAAGTCGATTGGTATCACCGCAGCAACTCAGATTTATGGCAGAATGGAGGAGGTGATTTCGGTGCCTTATTAGATCGTGTTCAGGCGAACCCGGCGACAGTTGACGAAGAGGACGTGATTGTATTCAGCAGTCCCTATCTAACGGAAGATTTTATAAAATCAATAGGAGGAGACTATGCGCTTTTGCTCAAGCTCCGTATCGAGAATCAATTACGCTCGGTTTTTCGTTTTTGCTCAAGGTCGGCAGCGTATGAATTACAGCCTGTATTACTGGTCGACTACACGCCTAGTGAGATCGTTGTGCCAGTGCCCGGTCACTTGGAGCGTCCGGATAGTGCTAGATATTCACTCATGGCTGGTGGGAGATCAGTCGCTGTTAAGGCCGAGCGTTACAGTTTTGATGTTGCGATGTTCACGATGGGGGATGGGGTAGTGGCAATTGATATCGAATGTGCAAGTGATTTTACGAGTTATACACTGAAGCCGGATCGGTATGGTCTTGAAGTGAGTCGTTCGGGAAATCGGCTTCATTTTCAAATTGAGAGCGCTCGGAACATGGTTTTGCAGATTCCGGGGCGCACACCTCTGGCAATCATCGTAACTCCGTTGGAAAGAGGTTTGCCCGATCCATCGGATCCTGACGTGCGCTACTTTTGGCCTGGCATACAAGACGTGGGGGTGATACGGCCACAAAGCGGTCAAACGATCTATTTTGCGCCCGGAGCTTTAGTTAAAGGACGTATTGAAGCTAAAGGTGTGAGTGACGTCCGGGTTTGTGGGCGTGGTATTCTTGAAACGGCTGGTTATTCGGTGCGTTCTGAAGGGGATGCTGGAATTCTATTTGAAAATAGTGAGAACATCATTGTGGAGGGCATCGGCGTGCGTAGTTTTTACACTTGGTGGCAAACGCTGTATTTGAACTGTCGGAATGTGGAGGTTGCTCACTCGAATATTTTCGGGATTGGGGTGAATACAGATGGCGTCGATATTGATGCGGTTAAAAATTTTGTGGTGCGTGATAGTTTTATTCGAGCGGAGGATGATGGACTAGGCTGGCACTCGCTGAACGCGGCTGTGAACGGAGAGAGGATCACCGAAAATGCGATCGCGAATAACATAATTATTTGGAATACAGGTGCTGGAAACGGTATTCGCATCGGAGCATCCATGGAGGCGCAGTTGTGGCGGAATATTACGATTCGAAATGTCGATATACTTCAGCATGCTGGTGCTGGTATTTATAGCGATTACTCCGATTGGGCGTGGATGGAGAATTTGCGTTTTGAGAATATCGTTATTGAGAAAGCATCCAAGCCAATTGATTTTCATATTGGATCCACCATTTATAGTAATTCAACCGGTTACTTGAATGAGCGTGGTCATATGGATGGGCTAGTGTTCGAAAATGTAAAGATGAACGGTGGAACCATTCGGTTGGCGGGTTACGATGCGACTCACCGAATCAATAACCTTCGGTTCATCAACTGTGTGAATGGAGGCGAGGCGGTTGCGGGCTTATCTGATATCTCGGTTAATGCCTTTGTGACGGATATCGGTTTCAATGAAGATTTGACTCCTTATCCTGTATTGCATCCCGGGAGTCTTGTTGTCGCTGATTTGGAATCGGTGATTGCTGGTGGCGTCCAATATATTGAAGATAATACAGATGCAGTTAAAGGGCGTCGACGTGTCTATATTGCAAATTCAATAGGTGATTCTATCGAGCATCTTTTCTCGGCCGATGAAAGTGGAAGCTATCGCTTGAAACTCAATTTATGGCATAGCCCTGGTTCGGCCCGAATTCATGTTTTTCTGAACGATACTTTGCTTACAACTATAGAATTGTATCAGAGTTTGGAGGCTGAACGGAGTCTGGATCTGGGGAGCCAAAATCTGCATTCCGGCGAGCATTACCGATTGCGAATCGAGATTGATGGGCGACATTCCAGTAGTTCTGGATATGCTGTGCATTTAGATGAATTGAAAGTGCTGAACGCCTTAGAGGCTTGGAGAGATGACTATTTTGAGAGTCGTGCGCATCTCGTTTCTGCGAGGAATGAGATGGATGCGGATGGAGATGGCGCTGCCAATTTATTTGAATATATGCTGGGGACTCACCCGTTGAGATGGGATGACTTTAGTTTACTCAATCAAAAAGTAGAATCCGGTGCGGAGTTCACCTTTGAGCATCCGATTCCGGCTTTGCTGGATTGTTCACTTGAGGTTTCTTCGGATCTTATGGTTTGGGATGTGATCGCCTTAATCCGTCGCGGCGAGAGCGCCTGGGGGCTGGAGGAGGTAGGTGAGAGAACATGGCCGGAGCTTGCTTTGCAAACCGATCTTTTGAGTGCCAACACCCGATTAAAGGTGGGGGTGAGTGTCTTACCAAATTCGTCGGTAGATCAGATTTTCTATCGGGCACGTGTGGCTGAACCGTAATTCTTCGTTGGCTGGGGTCGATATAGTATGACGGAATGCATCCGTGATACTTTCGAATAAAACAATAACTAATCGAAATGACATTTTCTTATCAGTCTGAATCAGGGCGGAAAACGAGTGGCAATAGATTGAAACTATCCGGATTTGCCTCCAGATTGTAAATGATTAGTAGGAGTCGATCATCCTGGTCGACAATGAGTTTTCTGGCGAGGCTTCGCTTCCATTCTCCCTCACGGCTGAGTGAGGCGACCAATATGGGTTGGTAGTGTTTGTCGGGCAGGCTGAACGCTTTGACAGCTGATTGCCCAGGATCGATAGTGAAGTTGGTTTCGTCTAATTTGCACGCTAGGCGTGTGGTGGATAAGTTATAAACCAAAATGCTCCCCAGAGGGATAGTTGCGGGGGAGGTTTCGATGGAGAAAATTTTGTAGCCACCGCTGGCCAAGGGGAAAAAGAATATAGTTAATTCCTTGGTTTTTTGGGGGATTTTTAACCGGCCTAATTCAACACGTGCTTCGGGGGCGGCCATCGCTGTGCCAGCTTTGTAGAAAGTGAGTGTCTCCGGGCCGCGGTAATTCATTACACCTGTTCGCCGGTCATCCAAAAGTTGGAAACTGCGTTCACTTCCTTCTCCGCTCTCCAAGTAGGCGACTTCCGGCGGAATGTAGGTGCTGTTTGCTTGGATCTGGTTTGACGCTTGGTTTTGACTACTGTTTGCGGCCAGCGGGGCATGGTTCGGCCAGAGAAACGCTTGGAATTTCATCTGGACGCTTGGAGCTTTTTCTTGCCCCGGAAGCGAATGGCCCAGTAGAAGTGTGAGGAGAATGAGAATAGAGTGAATCGTTTTCATACGTCGGAGTCTTCGAGCCAGTGGAAATCAAGGATCACAAAGCGACGTCCAAAGCTCAGGTTGGTTTGGGTTAACGGAGCGTAGCCCTGCGCGCTCGCTTCGGCGGCATCATAGGGAGTTTCCGGAGGATTATTCAGGCTATCTACATATTCAGGGATACGCTGAATAATGGCTTCGCAACGTGCGCTGACCGTTTCGCCAGTGATAGGGTTGATGGCTTCACCGTAGGCGCGCACTCGAAAAGTGTCGGAGCGCGCGGAGAGGGTGCTTCCCATGCGAGCGAGTAGATCGGCTTGACTGAGCCAACCGGGGAGGTTTTCTGTGCGCCAGCCGCTTTCGGCCTGAGCTTGCATGCCGGTGATGCCTGTGTTTTGCGCGGCTAGATTTACATTTTGCTGAAGGCCTGAATTGACTCCCGATTTATCCAATGCCGCGGCTAGGGTTCCCTGCAAACGGTAAGCATCCGTATTTTCCGAGTAGGTTCCGTCGGTGTCCGGCATCCGATTGATGAAATGGGCCAGGCTGGCGAAGGGACCTCGCAGTTTGATCTCTTCGACAATGGAATCGGCCAGAGCGTCAATTTGGGCAGGATCGAGAGTTCGATAGCCGATAAAGGTTGCTGTGTCCTGACTATCCGGAGTCACTCCCGGGGGGCCGATTGGAGTGTCGATCCTGAGTATCGGAGACTTCGGATTATCAGGGTCAGCAACGTCGAATGATCCGTCGGCGCGTCTGACATTGCTGTCATAGAACGTCGCAAACATTGCACGCCAAGCTTCGACAGATGTGCTGTTAATATTGAAGGCACCGTTGATTGCGAGATCTGCTGCGGCGACGCGTTCTCCTGATCGAGGCGTGTCATTCTGCACGACTTGAAAGATTCGATTGTTTTCCGGCGTATTTTCGGGAAGGGTTCCGGGAAGTGTGGAGAGGAAATATCGATCCCAGAGGGCCGCATTCAATTTATAGGAGTAGTCATGATGAACCCCTTGGAACTGATATATGGCATCGTAGCTACTTGTGCTCCAGACACGATCGACTTTATTTAGACTTATCGATGGGTCTGCGAGACTATTGCCTACCGCGTAAGCTGGGATGTTGTTGCCAAAGCGCGCATTACGAACTCGAATTTTCAGCCCGTTGGCAAAATACGGATCTGTGTTTGTAGTCAGATCGTTGTAGAGTGGCGCGTGCATAAACTGCCCAATTGAATGCAGGTCAGCGCGATCCGGAGCACGTTGAAACAGAATGGTTCTTTCGGCGTCGCTCTGGCTTTCAGAATAACCGACCGTAACATTATCGTCCAGATCATAAGGCGCGAAACCGACATCAATAAATGTACCACGTCGTTGCATACTTCCGATGAAAGTCGGGTTGAGCGTGGCGGCGTTTTCTACCCAGGTTTTGGGCATCGTAAAGGTCAGAGGGTTCGGCCCGTGAATCAATGCACGGGGATTGTGGTTCGCGAGCCATTTCCGCGTATTCGGTTGGAGGTTGGCGTTTGCTTGGTCCCATACTGGCTCGTTGTCGACGAAAGTATGCAGGATTTTATATGCATAGGCATTGGAGGTATCGATAATGGGCGTGTTCGCGGGTGGAGATGCCTGCATGGTCTCATAATTTCCTTGCCAATCCTGTCCTACTTTTGGGTGGTCGGTCATATAAACGGCGATCTGAATCGGTTCAGCATTCGGGCCGGTGCCTTTTGCGAGTTTGAGTGCGTGCGTGCGGTAAGCGCTGTATTGCCCACCCCAGCGATAGGTCTCTGGGGTCTCCGCCGGAGTGTAATGTGCTCCGATGTCGAAGTGGAAGCCAAAGCCCGGATGGTAGCCTCGGGAGAGCGTGGCACCCGTCGGACTGGGATTCATTCCAAAGGTGTAAGGTGTCTGCGCACTCGCACTGAAAACAATGGCTTCCCCGGGTTCTAATCGCCCGCTCGTGAGGTAGAATGTCGCCGGGTACGGTTGCTCGATTGGGAAGTGAGTATTGTTTCCCTTTATCAGTGACCAACTCCTCCAGAGAGAGATAAAATTTTCAAAGTCGCTTCCGTTCATTAGCGTCCGGCCGAACGTGAGTGTATAGGTCGCACTCTCCAGTGGCGTGTCGTAAGGATTCCACAGGGTTACGGCCGGCAGCATATTAACTCGGATATTACGGTTGCCAGTAGCGTCAGCTGGATCATAGGTCGGAATCCAGTATAATTGGAAACCGGTCACGACCGGATAGACGCCGGCGACTTGAGCACTGGAGGCGTGTATTGGGAGTTCACCGGCAGCATTGGGCTCGGTCCGAATCCACGAGCGAAGCTGTTTCCAATCAGGTCCGCCAGGGTCGGCGGCACTCGCCGAATGGTTGTCCTGAGGCGCGAAAATCAAGCCGGTGGGTTGATTGGAAGTGTCGTAGAGCGCGCTGGTGAGATCCAGTTTGAGGCCTCCCAAGAGCGTGTTGGAAAAAAGTCCGAATCCGTGGAAGGTGAGATCGTGGAAGTGCTTGCGTATACTCTGATTTGCAGCATTCCCCAGTTGCTCCTCCAGAATTTTAAAGGATGAGGACGTGTGTAGCTTTCCTGTCTGTTCCTTGGTCAATTGTGGCAGCCAGTCCAGATTTTGAATTGCGCTCAAACCGAATTTTTGAGCAGAGAGCGTGCTGTTCGCTGTTTGCGGCGGTGGTGCTATATTGACTTTGGCTTTCACTCCTTCGTCGCCCACCCAATAAGCAAAACGGCTCACGGTGTCGAGGTAAGTGTCAATGTCGACTTTTCCGGCTTCTACTTTTGCGCTACCGTTAATGAGTTCGTTGCGCTTCTCTTCAGCAAATACGGAGGCTCCTAAATAGGCATCTGCTACGCCGTAGGTGTGTGAGTCCGGGTATCCGGAAACCAACCACTTGCTGAAGGTCGTTTTGGGGAATCCATTTGAGTCTTTGAATGTCCGCCACACTCCTGTCCAATGCTGGCGGCTTTGTTGTACTCCATCAGTAGTGAGAATTCCAGCTTCAGCGTTGTAATCGTCATTGTCATACGGATCTGTGTCGAGCCGAGAGGCCGTTGCGCTGATTCGTTGGTCTGGGCCCAATTCCTTCTGTATGTCGCCGAATGCAACCTGTAGTCCCAGTAGTGCATTTTGCTGGGCTAGCGTCATCATCTGGTTCAGGTCGGCATTCTTTGTTTCGATCTGACTCATCGTTGTCAGTGAGAGTGATAGCAACACAATGAATGCCATGAGTGTCAGTGCGATGACTAGGGCGAAGCCTCCCTTGTCTTGCGAAGGCATGCAGCTTGATCTTGCATAGGTATTACTATTTTTCGTTTTCTTCATCATCTGAAAGGGGGGGAGTTGGGGTGATGGAAATGATCTTAGTATGGATATGCTGACGAGGAATCAAAAGTGGTCTGATACTGTCACAATGTTGTCGCCATCACCGCTGTTTAATTGTGATGATGGTTCGACTGAGTCATCTCTGAACCGGGCAATAGAGGGCCGGCGATTTCTGTGAGGCAACACACTCGCAAATTATTCGCGCGAGGGCGCTCGCTGCTACTGGCATTGTATAGACAATTTCGGAGTATTGACTAAGGCGTTGTTGGACTCTCGTCGAATTTTGCCGCGTACCGGATCTCATGCGATTGGGCGAGTTGACTCACCAATTATTAGCTTCACTGGTATTCGGTCTGTGACTGGATGGTGCGGCGGACTGTCCGCTTTTTCCCCGTCCAGTAACTCTAACAGGCGCTTGGCAGCCCGGCGCCCGATCAACAATGGGTTTTGAGCGATTGTCGTCAGCCGTGGGCGCACGCTCGAAGCGACTCTGAGGTTTGCAAATCCAACCACCGAGACGTCGTTTGGCACGGACAAATTGAGATCACGTGCTGCGGCAAGCACGTCTAAGGCGACCCAGTCGTTAAAGGCGACGATGGCTGTCGGGCCGTTCTTTTCACTAAGAAGGCGTTTTGCGTGGTTGTAGGCTTCTTTGGTTCCGTAGTGCTCAATATTATACATCCATTGTTCGTGAACGATGAGTCCATGCTTTTGCATCGTACTCCGAAAGCCATCTAACCTCGCTCGGCCCGTACTCGTTTCGAGATGGTAGAGGTTTGCGATGTTTTTATGTCCGAGCTTGATGAGGTGTTCCGTTGCTATCTGGCCGCCTTCGTAATCCTG
The nucleotide sequence above comes from Coraliomargarita algicola. Encoded proteins:
- a CDS encoding glycosyl hydrolase family 28 protein, whose amino-acid sequence is MSELLLLMRNCFAFSRFLPIAVCILLSALSVGGSTLEIRASRDAFIRASQSAANTSNESNGIFIVGDTLTPNDYLRGLLSFDTRHSALVGTQINSVQLILTISSRDLSNGGSLHDLIDLDLHGLDVDYIESEVDWYHRSNSDLWQNGGGDFGALLDRVQANPATVDEEDVIVFSSPYLTEDFIKSIGGDYALLLKLRIENQLRSVFRFCSRSAAYELQPVLLVDYTPSEIVVPVPGHLERPDSARYSLMAGGRSVAVKAERYSFDVAMFTMGDGVVAIDIECASDFTSYTLKPDRYGLEVSRSGNRLHFQIESARNMVLQIPGRTPLAIIVTPLERGLPDPSDPDVRYFWPGIQDVGVIRPQSGQTIYFAPGALVKGRIEAKGVSDVRVCGRGILETAGYSVRSEGDAGILFENSENIIVEGIGVRSFYTWWQTLYLNCRNVEVAHSNIFGIGVNTDGVDIDAVKNFVVRDSFIRAEDDGLGWHSLNAAVNGERITENAIANNIIIWNTGAGNGIRIGASMEAQLWRNITIRNVDILQHAGAGIYSDYSDWAWMENLRFENIVIEKASKPIDFHIGSTIYSNSTGYLNERGHMDGLVFENVKMNGGTIRLAGYDATHRINNLRFINCVNGGEAVAGLSDISVNAFVTDIGFNEDLTPYPVLHPGSLVVADLESVIAGGVQYIEDNTDAVKGRRRVYIANSIGDSIEHLFSADESGSYRLKLNLWHSPGSARIHVFLNDTLLTTIELYQSLEAERSLDLGSQNLHSGEHYRLRIEIDGRHSSSSGYAVHLDELKVLNALEAWRDDYFESRAHLVSARNEMDADGDGAANLFEYMLGTHPLRWDDFSLLNQKVESGAEFTFEHPIPALLDCSLEVSSDLMVWDVIALIRRGESAWGLEEVGERTWPELALQTDLLSANTRLKVGVSVLPNSSVDQIFYRARVAEP
- a CDS encoding universal stress protein, which produces MPNILACTDGSQYSHSVYDHAAWASRQMNSASIHVIHMLNPHHEKPATANYSGCIGLGARSALLNELVELEAAKAKIAKKRGQAILEDATTHLKQAGVAQVQADQWHGKLSDEISKYERDADLVVIGKRGNNADFEKGHLGSNLERVVRSCQHPVLVASRAFDKMNTFVLAYDGGSSAQKAVDYVANEPLLKGMHAYLLYVGSGNAKIEASLAAAEAKLKAAGYEVTIEQRDGEPESIISDVVAQDHIDLLVMGAYGHSSIRQFIVGSTTTSMIRTVKIPVLLFR
- a CDS encoding SulP family inorganic anion transporter, yielding MTQNKYFQEWFSNPRRDIIAGTVVALALIPESLAFAIIAGVDPKVTLYASFCIAITIAFVGGRPGMISAATGAIALLIGSLVANHGVQYLLAATLLTGVLQILCGVFKLADLMRFVSKSVVTGFVNALAILYFITQVNEMMGQTWIMYAMVAGGLVIIYGFPRLTTAVPSPLICIIVLTTVSITMGLDTSLKTVGDMGDLPSSLPSFLFPDVPWNWETFMIVLPYAIPMTVVGLLESLMTAGILDDFTDTESDKNRECKGQGISNLVAGFFGGMGGCAMIGQSVINVKSGGRGRLSTAASGIVLLILIFVLGDLVNQIPIAALVAVMLMVSFGTFNWSSIKGLRKNHLTSSIVMVSTVVAVVVTHNLAIGVGIGVVLSALFFAYKVSRLLEISSELEVSKKKRTYSVVGQLFFVSADTFADAFDFHEVLEHVTIDVTHAHFWDLSAVGALDRVVLKFRREGTEVEIVGLNEASKTLVLKIATHDKPGAEDAAGGH
- a CDS encoding LacI family DNA-binding transcriptional regulator, encoding MSAPSKKKAVSLRHLAEVAGVSRMTVSRAFKEDASIKPELRKKILKVAKELGYAPDTMVSELMTSFASRRPINYQETFAAIWWPERWQHIDSGHGFEADIYHGLNEGAQLHGRRIDHFVLTKDMPPRVISRMLEARNIQGVILTPPAAAEIEAPKLDWKKLSAVTIGSSLREPKFHRAQASHYNAMIQALEILQSRGYKNPCLLVRSDVERRMLRAYTAAFLAWEYPHKHIWHAATPSSEGLSNWLKKIEPDVIIADWDPWIDYISTDDKAYGFVSLAVRDKNGPITGIYQNTARIAKGAIDLLVRARLTHEVGEPLEPLLMLTAGAWIEGSSLNQIAHKAIAKH
- a CDS encoding LacI family DNA-binding transcriptional regulator; amino-acid sequence: MSSLAKIARICGVSVGATSKALTGKPGVSEVTRQRILNVAAQQNYRPNRLVHAIQSGRSMTVGLTCNDFQDDFVGSILKGMLEVLYEASYDPIVISWDLCVHEGETVLRTFAERRVDGLLMFPPADQPTHAYLQELKSFQRPIVVVDQVFAGVEDYDFTGSQDYEGGQIATEHLIKLGHKNIANLYHLETSTGRARLDGFRSTMQKHGLIVHEQWMYNIEHYGTKEAYNHAKRLLSEKNGPTAIVAFNDWVALDVLAAARDLNLSVPNDVSVVGFANLRVASSVRPRLTTIAQNPLLIGRRAAKRLLELLDGEKADSPPHHPVTDRIPVKLIIGESTRPIA